GAGCCTGGATACATTAGTCCCGTCTTAAATGAAACCGAATCTACGAATTTAGAAGCACGTTTTGTTGATTTGAGATCTCCCACACGTATTCAATCAGTCAAAAAAGGTGATCTGATCGCTAAGATTGTTCCACATACACTCGGTACGGATGGAATGAATGTTATGGGAGAAAAAGTTGTAGCAAAGCCTGGTAAGCCACTCCAAGTAAAGGAAACAAAACATACCAAGGTAGATTTTACTACTAACAAAATTATTGCACGCTCAGATGGACAAGTAAGCTACCAAAAGCGATCTGTTCACGTATTCCCTGTATATGAAGTAAATAGCGACTTAGACTTAAACACAGGGAATTTGTCGTTTACAGGAAATATTCATATACATGGAGATGTCCCCTCTGGCTATACGATAAGCGCAGATGGTGACGTGAGGATCGCGGGTTCTGTTGAGGCATCAGATATTCAAGCAGGTGGATCTATATTCATACGTGATGGAATTTCTGGACAAGGAAAAGGAACGATCAGTGCTGGTTGCGATGTTAGAACAGGGTATATTAATCAAGGCTCTGTTACGGCCGGCGGTGATCTACACACAGGTCTGATTAACCATAGTTATGTTCAAGTAGACGGATCAGTTTTTTGTGAAAAGGATAAAGGAATCATTCATGGAGGGAGCATCTCTGCTGGAGTAAATGTTCATGTTAAGCAGGCTGGGAACGAACTTATGTCGAAAACACAGTTTTATTTTGGTGTTCCCCAACATGTTATTCGTCAAAGTGATCATTTATCGTCTAAGGTAAAAGAAGAAGAGGAGAACTTGAAAAAGTTACTCAAGCTACAATCAAGAATAGAGCAAAAGAATGAAGATGATCGAACCACCCAAGAAAGAGTCCTCCTTCTTAAAATCAAAAACACATTTAATCAGTCAGAAAATCTAGTAAAACAACTTCAATCTGAGCTGGACATCGTTCGGGAGGATTTTGTAGAGGTCACTAACCATTCTTTGTTTGTTCGTGGAGTTGTATTTCCAGGAGTTGAAACAACCTTCGGTAAATATAAGAGAGTATTAAAATCTGAATATAAGGCAGTAGAAATGAAACTCGTATCGGGCGAGGTCATCATCAAGCACTTGTAATGTTTGCAAATGGAATTTATGTATTCCGGATTGGAGGGAAAGATGACGGGATTTATACTCGGAATCAGCTTTGTCATTCACATCATAACACTTCTCTCATTAATTGTTTTATGGAAGAGATACCAAGCCAATGACCACCAAGAAATCCAAAGGGCAAAGAAAGAAATGGAAGACATATTAGTCGCTTATACGACTGAAATGAAAGAAGAGAATGATGCATTCCTACTAGAATTACGTCAAGTAGCAAACCAGTCACCTAAACCACATGACGGCCAGACAGATATAACCCTTAATAAGCAAAATGAAAATGAAGAACAAGTAAATGATAAACCAGCAGCAGCGCAAACTGAAGATACAATTGATTACGCCCCACCGATCAATTATGAAGAAGAGACATACGGACCATCCCTAATTTCACAAGTACTTTCCTTACAAGGTAGAGGTTTATCACTAGACGAAATCGCTAAATCTTTGAACAAGGGCAAAGGTGAAATAGAGTTAATGATAAAATTTCATCAAGATGGACAATAGATACTTGCTAGATTCATCTGGTATATGTTATATTTATTCTCGGTGTTTAGTTAGTTGAAATAATTTATATTAACCACACTACACACGTTCGTGGATTTTAGTGCGGGTGCTATTATGGTCAACATTATAGTCGTACTTGATGTGAAGCGGACGGAGGAAAAAACCACAGGAGGTGCCTATCATGGCAGTAATTTCAATGAAGCAATTGCTAGAAGCTGGTGTTCACTTCGGTCATCAAACACGCCGTTGGAACCCAAAGATGGCACGTTACATCTTCACGGAGCGTAACGGCATCTACATTATCGACCTTCAAAAGACAGTTAAGAAGGTTGAAGAAGCGTATAACTATATGCGCGATATCGCAGCTGACGGAGGAAAAATCCTTTTCGTTGGAACTAAAAAACAAGCTCAAGAGTCTGTTAAAGACGAAGCTATCCGAGCTGGTCAATACTACATCAACCAACGTTGGTTGGGTGGTACTTTAACAAACTTTGACACGATCCGTAAGCGTATTAGACGTTTGAAGGATCTTGAGAAAATGCAAGAAGATGGAACGTTCGATGTCCTTCCTAAGAAAGAAGTAATCCTTCTTAAAAAGGAAATGGACCGTCTTGAGAAATTCCTAGGCGGAATTAAAGATATGAACGGTATTCCTGATGTTCTTTTCGTAATTGATCCTCGTAAAGAGCGAATTGCAATTGCAGAAGCACGTAAGTTGAACATCCCAATCGTTGCGATCGTCGACACAAACTGTGACCCAGATGAAATCGATGTAGTTATTCCAGGTAACGATGATGCAATCCGTGCTGTTAAACTCTTGACTTCTAAAATGGCTGATGCAGTTGTAGAAGCTAATCAAGGAAATGCTGAAGAGGCTGCTTCTACTGAAGAGGAAGAAGTAAAAGCTTAAATGAATGCTCATTAAGGGTGATAGAGGGGAACTTACCCTTTATCACCTTTTTTAAGAGAGAAAGTTCAATTTCGTTAAGATGATACTTAATTGAATCTACTATTAGTGGATCAAAGTTAACATTTAAGCAATTGTACTTTAATTTAAGACTATTTTGATGACTTTTGGCAGAGTTAGATTGAAGTGAAATTCACGACACTCCTGCGGATTGCCCGAGGAAAGGGAATGGATTTCGTGAAATCAACAAAGCTACATATTCTAAAGGAGGAATTACGAATGGCAGTTACAGCTCAAATGGTAAAAGAACTTCGTGAAAAAACTGGCGCAGGTATGATGGATTGTAAGAAAGCACTTACTGAAAATGATGGAGATATGGACAAAGCAATTGATTGGCTACGCGAAAAAGGAATTTCTAAAGCAGCAAAGAAAGCAGACCGTATTGCTGCTGAAGGTCTTACTCACATAGAAACAAAAGGAAACGAAGCTGTAATCGTTGAAGTTAACTCTGAGACAGACTTTGTTGCAAAGAATGATTCATTCAAGAACTTGATTGCAGAAATTGCAAAACATCTTCTTGAAACAAAGCCAGCTTCAGCTGAAGATGCACTTAAACAAACGATGACAGGACAAAGCATTCCTGTAGAAGAATATATTAACAATGCGATCGCTAAGATTGGAGAGA
This Pseudalkalibacillus berkeleyi DNA region includes the following protein-coding sequences:
- a CDS encoding DUF342 domain-containing protein: MGIDLISESVQLKVKENGMSAILVPTSSVKEAVTLDALLDFLTDNQIIYGINLDVLESIVVDLDNWNEPIKIAEGMKPVDGEPGYISPVLNETESTNLEARFVDLRSPTRIQSVKKGDLIAKIVPHTLGTDGMNVMGEKVVAKPGKPLQVKETKHTKVDFTTNKIIARSDGQVSYQKRSVHVFPVYEVNSDLDLNTGNLSFTGNIHIHGDVPSGYTISADGDVRIAGSVEASDIQAGGSIFIRDGISGQGKGTISAGCDVRTGYINQGSVTAGGDLHTGLINHSYVQVDGSVFCEKDKGIIHGGSISAGVNVHVKQAGNELMSKTQFYFGVPQHVIRQSDHLSSKVKEEEENLKKLLKLQSRIEQKNEDDRTTQERVLLLKIKNTFNQSENLVKQLQSELDIVREDFVEVTNHSLFVRGVVFPGVETTFGKYKRVLKSEYKAVEMKLVSGEVIIKHL
- a CDS encoding DUF6115 domain-containing protein, with the protein product MTGFILGISFVIHIITLLSLIVLWKRYQANDHQEIQRAKKEMEDILVAYTTEMKEENDAFLLELRQVANQSPKPHDGQTDITLNKQNENEEQVNDKPAAAQTEDTIDYAPPINYEEETYGPSLISQVLSLQGRGLSLDEIAKSLNKGKGEIELMIKFHQDGQ
- the rpsB gene encoding 30S ribosomal protein S2, with translation MAVISMKQLLEAGVHFGHQTRRWNPKMARYIFTERNGIYIIDLQKTVKKVEEAYNYMRDIAADGGKILFVGTKKQAQESVKDEAIRAGQYYINQRWLGGTLTNFDTIRKRIRRLKDLEKMQEDGTFDVLPKKEVILLKKEMDRLEKFLGGIKDMNGIPDVLFVIDPRKERIAIAEARKLNIPIVAIVDTNCDPDEIDVVIPGNDDAIRAVKLLTSKMADAVVEANQGNAEEAASTEEEEVKA